Genomic window (Lutra lutra chromosome 2, mLutLut1.2, whole genome shotgun sequence):
AAGCCCTGTGATCCTCCCCAGAACATGGCAAGATAGGCAGTCTTCCAGGAGATGGGACAAAGCCATTTATCATCTGCTCCCCTATCTTGCAGAAGGCTGCCATGAGGCAATTTCTCATCTCACTCCCTGGTTCTAGTGAAGCAGAGATTTCCACCTCACTCCCTTTCACTACAGATGTAGGCTAATAGGCTGGAGTTTAGAGTTGGCTCTTCAGCAACAGAGCTGCCCTCCATTTAGGTGTCATTTGGCCTCCCTGATCCAATGTCCAAGGGATAGCCCTAGGGACCAGGGATGTGGAACACTGACTTCATGCTGACCTTGCTTTTGCAATCTGTGGAAGTAATTAAGTCTATTTGAGCTTATTGTCTCCCTGCTGGTTAAATCTGGAAATATGACAGCCAATCTAGCAGCTACAACTACACTTCACAATAACTTTGGTTTCCAACTTGACAAATGTAGTGGGAGGAACAGATTTAGGAAGGTGAAGGAAATTGAGTTCTGTTTTGGAAGTTAAATTTGAGGTGTTTATGAGGAATTTATATCAAGACATCAAGAAGGTGATGGGATGCATATGTCTGTAGTTCAGAGACCAGGTCAAGGTACACGTTTAGAAGTCATTAATAAGTAAATGGTATTTTAAGTCATTATGCCAGGTAGGATCACCCTGGTGCAGCATATTGGCAGAGCAGCCCAACTAAGTGTTGATATTTAGAGGTCGGGGGTAGCGAAACTGGCAAAAGCAGCAGATTTAAGATGGATGCAGGAAACCAAAGAATGTGTATCACAGGAACTACCGGTGGCCGTGTGCCACCACGTGGAGTGATGAGTGATGTATGGAGATTTGGAGCTAATACGCATTGAGGGGCGGAGCCAGAGCCATCTTAATCCCCAGTCACAGCCTCTGCCTGAGGCCTATGGCACTCCTTCCTTAGAGTAAGCAGTCTAAGAACagttctttcccttctccagaaTGAGTTTCAAAGAACATGGTTACAGAATTAAACTTGGACTTTATTATATGCATGAATGttgttaaaatttcaaattcatggaatttaaaaatgcatggtACATAAAAGTCAATGTTtggtaagaaaactgaaaaagaatcCTCAACATAGCAATGGTtcattaaaatgtccaaaatacTGGTTTTAGATACTGAATATATACAAGGAAAACTCTATTTTTGGGAATGAACACTATTATTCTACAGAAAGGAAATCATAGAAAAGGTATTATTGCTCAGATAGGGCTTCCTATACTAAAACCACAATGATGCACTGACAGTTCTCCAAAACACATTACGCTAGTACCCTAGTACTGCAGGTACCAACAGGCTACACCACAAGTAACAACACGCCCACAGCCTTGACCTTGAAAAACAGCTACGTGTGAAATAATATGACCAAACCAAGAGACTGTtccttacaaaacaaaacataggacTAAAAGcaagcataaaaagaaaataatcctactGAGAACACTATCCCTTCATCAGCATGGATACTTCTTGTACATTAACCCTCACAGATGTACACTTAAATATGCTTAATAATTCTTAATAACACACAGTAATTCCAAAATACATCTAGGAATGTAACAAATGACTAAACTGATGACtaatacaatttaaaaacttcaaaatgatAATAAGAGTTGCCAAATTTGACAACAGATGACTTTAATAAACTGTGAAGTATCCATTAAATGTCTACAGATTTCTTCATCCTTCATGATTCTCCTCTCAGCCCTCCGTGTTCACAATTCATTTTCATCCATTTCTGTAGGAGAAGTGTTTTGGGTGGAGCAGGATGGGTAACCACCATACTCCGGTATGGGCTTCTGGAGCGGCCAGTTGTTTTCTTGCAAGAGTGATCTTGGAGACAAAATAAATTGAGTCTCAAAAAACTCTAACGACTCTCCATCTTCCTTCTCGATCAGGAACTGATACTCACCAAATCTGACCATGCACTTGTAAGGCAGGTCTATTTTATTTAGGTAGCACAGCTCCTTGTTGTCCACAAGCAGACTGGTCTTCTTactcatgtttttaatttcaaaagagaGAACTGAACTATCAAACTTTTTAAACAGCTGCAGAGAAAACTGAACTCGGGAAACCTGTTTGTCCTGAAAGGTATaatgacagatgttggaattTCGGCCAAATTTCACCACCTCGCTGGAAGGAAGTTTTTCTCGGTTACAAAACCTTATTGATTGGAATACACCACTTTGCTGCTGGCCAGGATGGTAAACAGTTATCTGGAGACAAGTCACTGTCTCTTCCGTATCAGCATCTTCGAAACTGGACATGATGCGTCTTGGAATATGACTTGCCTGCAAGAATCAAACCAGCATGTTAGTACACTCCCATTTTTTAGGCACTGAAATctttaattctaatattttgatgaaaatcTGATAGGGATTTATTTAGActttaggaaaataatacatagactatggtgagtgctgtgaagtgtgtaaacctggcgattcacagacctgtacccctggggctaataagacattatatgtttataaaaaaattaaaaaaaaataaacaatgctaaaaagaaaagataatacatAGAATACTCAATTAATTAGCACATATGTGAAATTTTATACCAAGTCCCATGAGATCTGgtgtattactttttctttttttcttttttaagatttatttatttgagagagagagagacagaatgagagtgagagagagagagcatgagaaggggaagggtcagagggagaagcagactccctgccgagcagggatcctgatgtgggaattgatcccaggactccaggatcatgacctgagccgaaggcagtcacttaaccaactgagccacccaggcgcccctattactttttctatctctttttccaCTTCTAGTTTGACAACAGACCATACACACAATCTAGACAATAACAAGAAACACTTGTTAATAATAAAGTGATTTGATAGGGGCATAAAGAAACTTCAGTTCCATTCTCATTTAAATATAGTGACTTGGCCCATAGAAAATATGacagctatattttaaaaatcaggaataaatAATCCCTTTGGTTTGAACGCCCTCAGAGGATATACACATGAAGAAAACCTACAGTTTATTAATTAAATTGGAATTAGATGTTATGAATTATAAAACctgattaaagaaatttaaaaattataaacaatttcaacatttgttatttacaTACTCATATTTCTAGTAGGTAAAgggttaaatataataaatacttagCTAAGATAGGGAAGCAagctaagtgtccactgatagatgaacagGTAAAaaagatgtacacacacacacacacacacacacacacacacacagccatattatgcagccataaaaggagatgagattgtgccatttgcaataacTAGGATGAACCTAGAAGACATTATCCTAAATTAAattaagtcagactgagaaagacaaataccatatgattatactcatacgtggaatctaaaaacaaatgaatagacaaataaaaaacacaatatgacctgcaaatacagagaaacaaactgatagttgccagaggggagggaagttgttaggcaaaatgagtgaaggggagtgggagatacaggcttccagttacaaaatgagtaaattacagaaataaaaggcacagcataaggaatacagtcaatgttACTGTAATAGTAGTGTattgtgacagatggtagctacacttgcagtgagcaaaagtataaaaaagttcaatcactatgttgtacacctgaaactaatatatcattgtatattaactatactaaaaaaaagtacttaagtgCTTTATAAGTTTTATATTGTAAAATTAGACATTACATAAGTTAGTTCTAAATACCATAGTCTGTACTCctactggaatttatttatttttatcaattgtTCCCTAATGACTGAACAAACTGTCATTAGTCACATGCTAACTACTATTAAGAGCTAAATCCCTCTAGAGCTCTTGGCCCTGTGGTGCCCTCCATCTACACTTGCCTACATGCACCTTTGATAATCAGTGGAGTAAAGCAGTATAACAGGACCGGAGAATTAATTACCAAACTCTTGGAGAGATTATTCTGACACAGATCTgccattttaaaactaatttattttaaaagaattaaatgcacacaatttaaaaactgatatggtaaaaaaaaaaaaattttttttaaagagtatcttCCCTCCACCCTAATCCTTCTAGAGTCAATCACCATAAAAGTTGCTCTTATCCTTACAGAAATTATCTTTATACAATAAACATAACTATGTGTGTGctcctacacacatacacacatagttCTATGTAGAACATAGAACTTACATTCTACACATACAGAAAATTTTTTCTGACACAAACAGGAACAAAGTGTATTTAGTTCTAgaccttgcattcttttttttttaaaagattttatttatttatttgacagacaagtaggcagagaggcagacagagacagagagaggaggaagcaggctccccgctgagcagagagcccaatgcggggctcgattccaggaccctgggatcatgacctgagccgaaggcagaggctttaacccactgagccacccaggcacccctagacctTGCATTCTTAAATTAATAATACAAATGGGTGATTTGTTTCCATatccacacatatacatataccttATATTTGAAGGCTACGGAGAATTCCTTTAATCCAGCATGGTGATAAATTACATCAACAGAGTGATGCTGACTGTTCCCTGCATTCCTTAAAAACTGTTTAGGGTTTGGAAATCAATGATCTTAACTGAAGTtgatttgtggttttgtttgccATCTATATTAGATGTTGGTATCAGAATTATTatgctgcttaaaaaaataaaaccaaaatgctttccttttctttctacacTTGCtgctatttatttctaaaatacaatcTTTCCTCTTGTTTTGCAGCTATGGcgctattttttttctattattaaattctttatttaaattcaatttagttaacatatactgtattattagtttcagggagaaaatttagtgattcatcctttgtatataacacccagtgctcatttatgtcaagtgccctccttaatgcctatcacccaattatcttccctccacccacctcccctccagcaaccctcaggtgcTCAGAGTTCAGCGTCTCTTATGCTTTGCCTCCCTATTTTCgtcttattttccttcccttcccctatgttcatttgttttgtttcttaaattccacatatgagtgagtgCTAAAAATCAAACTCTCAATTTATtcaattttcaacaaatgatagaacaaagcaaaatttctttaaaaaaaaagattttatttatttgacagagatcacaagtaggcagagaggcaggcagagagagagagagagggaagcaggctccctgctgagcagagagcccaacgcggggctcgatcccaggaccctgagcctaaggcagaggctttaacccactgagccactcaggtgcccccaaaatttcttttttatggattcggaaatatatttttaattttaaatttacttgtcaTACATTGTTTTTGGACATTATTACATCATATCATACTACCCAAGCAAACAGGACATGCCCAGCTTGTGAGAGGAACCCTCAAAATCATGGACCAAGGATAGTAAAAATTACTATGAAACCAATGCAGCAAGAATTAACACACAATAGGTAGAACTGTGATTTGAAGTTGActttaattttgataataaaGTCTCATTATTCAAGAAGCTGACAGCATTAAagagaataattataacaaatcCTCAGATGATACAATTAGTGgttgacaagaaaaaaattagctgTTAACAAGTAAAGAACCTAAAAAGGAGGGGCAAGAATCTGTCAGTGATCTCGGCCTTGTCTAGGACACACCACCACCATTCTGGTTTGTTCTTGGGACTTCGGATAATAACAGTTCCAAAGGGAGAACTGGATTAAAAACCACTGTGTATTCTGGGTACAATCTTTTGGTAACAcccaaattttgttttgtgttcttccTATAACGAATTAGCTTAGAATTCATGCTTTTGAGCAAATCTACCAAGAAAAGTTTGCCCCATACAAGCTCTTATGCCTAGTTCTCAGGGTAGATATATTATTCACTGCAAGGGGGGAAATTGGCATTCTGGTTTGGCTACTAGTTTCTTGGTGTGCATCGATTCTTAGGGTTTGACAAATTTTGGGATCACAATGTGACTCTCCAAAAATACTGAGGTAGACAGTACTACTGTCTGCCTATTTGCTGCCCCTCCCTACCAGGCCTTGCCCCTTCAGAGAGATGATACTTCCCACTGCAGTGACAATGAAACATGAATGGAAGTGACATAGAAGCTTCTTTGCAAGCAGAAGCTTTAAAAGCCACTGTGTAGTTCCACCAATACTCTTGGCCTCTGCCACCTCGGACGTCCCAAGatcctggctgggatcatgacctgaaccaaaggcagatgcttaactgactgagcgacccaggtgccgtagtagatctttaaaaaaaaaaaattactaatgtgCAAATGCTCAAAAGCAGCTTTTTGAAATGCCTGGCATAAGTTGTCAAAGATAGAAAAACAATGAGCTTAAATAGACAAAAAAGTGGTTACCTCTGGAGGGAACCTAGGGTCAGAGGTGGAAAGGAGACTTTTCATTGCACATTCTATACCTTTGAAATTGTTTACCATGCGTACTTAATGTCTAAtcaaacatttaacaaatattttctttacaaaattacAAACCATCTGATTCTTATGGAATTAGATGGAAGTGGAGATTAGCTAAGTATTAAAGGGGCTAACTGTGATGATAactgacattaaaaaattataaaacagggggcgcctgggtggctcagtgggttacagccgctgcctttggctcaggtcatgatctcagggtcctgggatcgagtcctgcatcgggctctctgctcagcagggagcctgcttccctctctctctctctctctctctgcttgcctctctgcctgcctctctgcctacttgtgatctctttctgtcaaataaataaataaataaatctttaaaaaaaattataaaacatggtttgcctggttggctcagtcagtagagcaggcaacccctgatctcagggtcatgagttctcaCTCCACGATGGGTATAGAGCTTAAAGAAAAAGTTCCGAAACACTGTGGTGATACATAGTAACATCTATATTCACAAATGAACcacaataaatagataaatatatagaaatgaaaatgagcaaatgagcCCCGCTATCAAGAACTTTATCACAGAAAGCATAATACATAAGGTGAGGGCCCCATTCTTGAGTGTCAGAAGAGTAAACCTCTCCTTTGCTGGACAGGAAGAAGTAAGTACATACTTACCTGGGAGTCTTTGAGCTGTCAAGAGAAGGGTTAGACTCTGAGGTTGCCTTCTGACTCctctcaaaggaaataaaaatagatatgtaTAGAGGTGTTATGAGCAAAAATATAGTCTCTAGGGGCCTGCTCACACTCccacatccccacccctgcctctctctctctctctctcacacacacacacacacacaccccagctaTCCCTCCCAAAGTTGGGCAAAGCCAGTAAAGAGACATACTACCTGACCTTGCAAAAAGGCTGTTTGGACCTCAACTGTcatgaacaaaaagaaatttctgcTCAAAGGAGGAACCACGTGTCGAAGCAGTTTAACAGAAAGTTTGGTGCCCCTGGGTGGTCATGCATGCCAAGAGGATTCTCATgctttaagtttgttttttaaggtaagCTGTAGTGAAATAATGGAGTTTGTTCTGGGCCATGTGTTAATAAGCAAGGTAttctaacagttttattttcatcCCTCCTCAGCTCCCACCCTATGGATAATCTCAAGAGAAAGTATGTCATTGGTCGTTGCAAGTAGCCTTTTTTAAAGGCCCTCTCCCTGACCAACACCCAACACTGAGCTAACAAGAGGGAAGAGAAACCCGAAGCACAGTCAAAGGCAGGTTTATTCCCGCGACTAACCTTCCTCGCCGGTCCTCACCCCCAGTGTGTCTTCGAAGACATCTGTGAACTCTACTACCGTTTAGCAGAATCAATTCTTAAAGAATAGGTTTCTCAAAAGGAGTGGTGAAAACCcaaaaaagcaagaggaaaaccTTAAGAGAGCTCACTTTTGCTTCTGAGACAGggtcctccttctcccactcgaCCTGATTAACCTGTTACCCTAATCAGATCTGCAGAGTCCAGCTTCTTGGCGGCTGTGGACATCCGCTACGGGGTACAGCGTGGGTTCTGGCTTCCGGAGGCTTTGCGAAATTCCTCCTTTCAAGCTGAAAACTGGGGAAAGTCCCAGAAAACAGGAGATCACTGTATTTTCCTAATGAACCACTGGGGCAAGAAGGGCAGGTCCAGAAGAACCCTCGGCAGAGAACCGGAGTTCCCGGGAACCCGAAGCCCCGCGGAAAAGTCCCCTGGGGGACGCCGAGGGGTCCACGCACAATTGCTCTGTGAGCTCCGCTTGATAAATGGAATTCTTTGTTCTCTGattaggaaaacaaacagaactcTTGCAAAGCACAcggaaaattataaagaaaacgCATCCCATTTCTGGTATTTCCTTTcagtagccccccccccccccccgcatttaTAAATACTCCTAAATTTTATAAAGCTGGAGCCGTGCCGCATCGAATTGTTCGAGCGCGCCGGGCGCTGAGCCCGCAGGAACAGTGGGTCTGACTTCCCACCGAGCCCCGCGAAAGACTCCGGGACAAAGCTTCCCTCTCGGGGCGATGAACAGACAAGACACCCTCCCCACTTCACCCCCAGCCCGCAGCCCGCCAAGTACCTTGGGGCCCGGGAGTCGGTGAACTAACTCCCCAGAGCGGCTTCGCTTTCGGGGTTCCGCGCGACACTAATGGAGGCCACCCCGCGGAGGCCGGAGTCGGGAGACGGTCCCCGCCTACCGCCCCGAGCCCTCAGCCACACTAGAAAGCGCCAGCCGGCCGCGCCGCAGCtcctggggcagggacagggcgGGAGGGAGCCGAGGGGGCGGGGCCGAGCTGGGGAACCGAGGGGCGCAGACGCGCGCGAAGCCCGGGAGCGGGCGGCTGCGGGCCACGGGTCCTCCCGCGCGCGCCACCCTCCTCCCGCTCCCGGCTGACTGCGCCCCCTAGCCGGCCCCGAAGCCTTCATAAAGCCGGGACGCAAGCCCCGCGCCCGCACCCTCCCTCCTCCGCCAGGTGCCTGTGGCTGCAGATGCCGGATCCACGCGAAGCCCAGACCCCCGACCACCTTGCTACGCTTCCAGGCCAGGTCTGAGGCGCAGTAAACTGGTGGGGACCTCACCGCCCCAAACAAGAGGCCCCTTCGAAGAGGATGTGGCTAGTGAGCTAGATTTTTGAAAACGGAACAGAACCACTTCAAAGTTGAGGACCCCTCACCGCTCCCGCCCTTCCGCCTCCCCACTTCCAGTGTAGGCCTGGGACCGGCTAGGGGCAGGCGGGGAGTTGAACTTACTTCCTAAATTAGCCAGGTGCACGGcttgtattatctcatttaatcctgacagTAGGGAGGGTAGGTCCCCCTTACAG
Coding sequences:
- the TIFA gene encoding TRAF-interacting protein with FHA domain-containing protein A isoform X2; amino-acid sequence: MSSFEDADTEETVTCLQITVYHPGQQQSGVFQSIRFCNREKLPSSEVVKFGRNSNICHYTFQDKQVSRVQFSLQLFKKFDSSVLSFEIKNMSKKTSLLVDNKELCYLNKIDLPYKCMVRFGEYQFLIEKEDGESLEFFETQFILSPRSLLQENNWPLQKPIPEYGGYPSCSTQNTSPTEMDENEL
- the TIFA gene encoding TRAF-interacting protein with FHA domain-containing protein A isoform X1, with the protein product MSTAAKKLDSADLIRASHIPRRIMSSFEDADTEETVTCLQITVYHPGQQQSGVFQSIRFCNREKLPSSEVVKFGRNSNICHYTFQDKQVSRVQFSLQLFKKFDSSVLSFEIKNMSKKTSLLVDNKELCYLNKIDLPYKCMVRFGEYQFLIEKEDGESLEFFETQFILSPRSLLQENNWPLQKPIPEYGGYPSCSTQNTSPTEMDENEL